Within Astyanax mexicanus isolate ESR-SI-001 chromosome 2, AstMex3_surface, whole genome shotgun sequence, the genomic segment tgttttctttttaaaataaatctttcttatttctaaaattaaaagaaTATACTGGGCATGTAGTTAAACTCCTATTTTAAATGTCATATTTTAGCTGTTTGgctctatttaaaaatatatatttaaaaatatatatatataagttttctTTGTAATACAGAATGGAATATCCTGGACAAATAATTAGTAACTattttaaaacttaattttagTAGTTTAGAGCTCCATTTACCCCTATTCATTTTGGGCTCACtcacgggctccctctagcggtaattttctgatataactAACACAGAGGAAGAGGGCAGCCTCTACATTACTTTAGGTTTAGAACGTAGGGAGACATATTACACAGATAACATACTTCTACTACtacaagaaataataataataataataataataataataataataataataataataataataataataataataataataataataatgaaacattAAATGGACATCATATATAAATGATCCATATCATCATATCATTAACTAACTAGCCAATCAAACTGTAGCTTTGTCCTACAATtgcactgggaaaaaaaaacataaattcagtcattagggcatggcagcaccagtttttttttttttttttactatttttatgtaatttagaATACTTTTTAATTGTTGTTCTGTTAATTTTTCTGTTCAGGTCAATatcaatttaaatataatttaaaacacgttaaaagaaatgtaatattttacctAATATGATCAAATTCTTTAaaagattttatattataatattatagtcTTCTCTTGTGTGCATTATAGTGCATTGTTctttaattcaggtctgaaagggttaagtagcATTAATGCTAGCGCTTTTACTGCATACATTCTGTTTAGTatagaacaaataaaatatatacttaaacttTCTTTACTTTGTTAGTAAAATACATAAGTGTACTTtcaaaaattaaaagaaatatcCTAGACGTGTgtttagatatttttatttttttatttttagccttttagctccatttacccccattcattttgggctcactcgcgggctccctctagcggtgtttTTCTGCTATAGGTTAACTAACGCATAAGAAGTGGTCAGTCTCGCCATAAACCAGCTCTGGCTGTTCCGCAAACATGGCTGGAGTGCTGAAGAAGGTACGTGTGGAGgtcatttatacatatatacagaatatatagagaatatatagatataaaggACTTATATTTAGTTAAATACTGCGAGTTTCTCTCTGTCTTTAGTCCTGAAGCTGTGGTTCGTGTTTCAGACAGAGTATAAAGAGTATATACACGCCCTGATAACAGGCTGTAGGTATATTtatctatgctaagctaagctaacaatgctaataaCAAAGTCTAACTCTGTACAGCTCTGTCTCAGAACTGACCCAAATCAGAGCAGATTTATagactttatattatatatactgtaaatataaacatttaaaacaagtgCAGAGTTTTTAACTCACAAACTACACCGAAACATATGGAGAATATAGCTAAATATCCAATCTAACTAGCCTCGAATTGACTATATTTCTGAATAAATATGGTTTAAAACATCACCAGATCCTAAAAAGCCCTAAAATTAGATAAAGAGAACCTAGTTCAACAaattagatatttattttcataaagaaaatgatccaatattgcatatatatgtgattttgtgtgtttggtaaataatatatgtttaatatatgtttCTATTTCAGACCACAGGACTCGTGGGACTTGCTGTTTCCCCAAATCCACACCAggtaaattcaataaaaaaatctaattctgtgAATAGTTGTGTGAAACTTTGTTGTCTAACAAAAAAGTTCTGTCTTAAAACTTAAATGCcttcttaattttgttttaaatggaagtcaatgtaaaaatgttacattttattcATAGAATTAAGTCATTAAGGTGCATTTCTATTGATTTGTTCATTTTGACAAACATTGATCATATTAAGATCACCCTCAAGTTATCAATTATTTAAAGATATtgagtatattttatttatttatttatcttattttttcttttggcAAACGTCAGCTTGCCgtggccaatatttcaaaccaatacTTGCTGACACATTTATTGAATGCTGTAAATTCACGGATTTGATCAAATTTTtgatcgagtagcatcacagcgctaacgctcagtggaaagcgcagagactcggttctgatacatcagctcacagacgcagccttgtgctgatccacatcaccctaggagtgatgaggggaaagagagagcgccatctgctgtactgtacccatccagagagtaagaccaactgtgctctctcggggctctggcagctgatggcaagctgcatgaccgggattcaaaccagcgatctcccgattatagtggcagagctttagactgctggaccacttagagcccattttttttattagttttaaagttttaccacagtGTCTCTATTTGCATCAGGCTAGAATTCCCACATTTGTGTTTCCCTATGTAGAATTTTAACACACAACTTTATTGAATTATCCTGTTTTTCGTCCTCCAGCGTCTTAAGGTTCTCTACACCAAGATTTTAGGTGTTGTCCAGAACATGcctcaggatgctgcctacaggaaaTACACTGAGCAGCTGATCACTGAGCGCGTCAACCACGTGGATACAGTACGAAAACATCTTTTTACTAATATCTATTACAATAAAAAATCGCCTACAGAATTAATTGATTTTTAGTTTCAGTAGTAGAATTCATAGTGTAGATTACAGACTATAAACCAGACTCTGCTTTTGATGCATTTATCTTTGGAATAAAATGACTTTTCAGATTTTATATCTGATTAATAGCAATAATTTGCtatactgatatttttaaaaatattgttattctgCCTAGGAATTTTTTCCCACCATGTTTTAGTCACAAGGCCTCAATGCATTTACCCTGTtagttatgtattttttattacccGTCACGTAAAAAGGAAAATGATGAGATGGTAGTAAAGTCTAATATAGTATTTCACTCATATAAGAGAACACAAAAGTACAGTATAGACAAGAATGTGTTACAAACAAGAACAAAATGCACACATTAAACCAGGGTTTTTACGGtcttgaaaaacctggaaaagtcatggagttTGAAAATAactatttccaggcctggaaaagttttgggaaaaaaaatatccagaaagttttgataaagtcatggaaatttccaATCTACAAACGTGTGTTTCCATTTATAGACAGAAAAACTATTTTGAGGTAACAAATACATCTATTCTGATTTAATTCAGTAATAAAGAgctaaacaatggagctctcaggatctgacacacattttattattagaattattggTGATTGTGTCGGcattgcttaaagaaatgttgtttgttttttaaccattctagttttagttgattttttgttttattttccatgtCTGCAGTAAGGTTTTAAAGATcctatggtcatgaaaatttgccttgaaaaaAATGGAAACGTCATGAAAAGATCATGAAAATATagtggttaaaaagtgtataaaaccTGTTAATTAAAGATGGTTTATATACAAGCAAAAGTGTGTGAACTAgagctttaaactttttttt encodes:
- the ndufa5 gene encoding NADH dehydrogenase [ubiquinone] 1 alpha subcomplex subunit 5 — encoded protein: MAGVLKKTTGLVGLAVSPNPHQRLKVLYTKILGVVQNMPQDAAYRKYTEQLITERVNHVDTEPDVEKLERKINCGQIEEVIAQAESELHLSRKMVEWKPWEPLIEEAPANQWKWPI